ATCTGGCTGAACGGATCGAGGCGTCGGACGATGGGGATACGCTGGTGTCTCCGCCTCAGGCTACGACACAGCAAGCCATTCGCCGTGCGATTGCCATCGCTTTGGGTGTGGCCGAGGCTTATGCGGACCAGACGCCGTTGGCCGATCTGAAACGGGCCAATCTGGCCGGGGATTTGCCGGCTGCGCGCAGGACTGAATTCTCGGAACTGCTGACGGCTGAGGCTTTGATCACCTTGCACACGTTCGGCAATGCGCTGGCTTACTTGATGTCCTCGCATCTGGGCGAGACCACCGTCGATATTGGCGAGATCGAAGAGGTTTTGACCGACAATGGCCAACTCGCCCTGCATGGTGCGTTGTGGGAGCTGGATCAGACGCTGGCCAAACACGCCCCCGACGATGGCCACCTGATCGCGGCCACCAGCGCCTATGCCGAGCAATTGATGGAAAAAGTCGCCCTGCGCGCCCAGTCTGCTGGCCATTTGGGCCCGTTCCAGAGCGCGGCCTGGCATATCGAGGCCGATGACCTGACAATTAGGGGTTTTGAGCCGGCCTCGAAGGCGAAATCCACCACCCTGACCATGACGTTCAAGAAACCGAACGAGGTGGTGGGCAACCATATCGCCAAGTATCAGGCGATGAAGCTGGCCAAGATGCTGATGGCCTATGACTTCGACCGCCGCCTGAACCCGTTTGCGGAGCTTGGCGGGTTCATCTTTACCTTCATGGGCGACGGCAAACCGGGCACCGGCAAGACCACGCTGATCCAGATGATGGCCGGGCTGGTCCACGACTATTGCCAGAACGCGGGCTATCCCTTCCGCTATCAGAACCTGAGCACTGACAATATCGACAGTTATCAGGGTAAGTCCGGCCAGAACGCCAAGGCGTTTATCAACACGATCGTCGACCCCTCGGTCATCGGCTTCGGCACTATCGACGATATCGACCAGCTGGCGGGCAAACGCGGCGACAGGCAATCATCAGCCGGGCAGTTGGAAATCACCGCAGTTCTGATGGAGAGCTTTGCGGGGGCCAACACCGTCGTGCGCGGCAATTGCACCTTTGGCATGTTCTCGAACTACCCCGAGAATGTGGACGACGCCCTGCGCCAGCGGGCGGGCGCGCGGTTTCTGGTGGACGGGCCGCAGACGCGCGAGGATTACATCGACATCCTGCACCTGCTGATGGGCCGCAACCACGACATCCCGCTGGGCGAACACGACGCCTATGCCGCGCAAGAGATCAAAAAGGCCGTCGCCGCCAGTTTCGAAAGCCACTCGCGCCCGCATGAGGATGCTTTGTTGCAGGTCTATGACCGGGTTTCGGGCGAGATCGGCCAGATGGACACGATCGCTAAGCTGGGCACCTATCTAAAGGCGATCCAGAAGGCGGATGAGCGGTTCACCGGCCGCGCGATCAAGAACATCACCGACGCGGTCAAGGTTCGCGCGATGGATTTCGAATTGCCCGACGAGTGGATGGAGACCCCCGACCTGTTCCTGTTCCGCGACTACGACACCAAGAAAGCGATGATCGAAGACCTGCGTCAGCCGATCACGGTCGAGATGGTGATGCAAGAGATCAACCGCTACGCCGACAGCGAGTTTCGCTATGCCGACAAGAGCGACGAGGTCGCCATCGAAAACGC
The genomic region above belongs to Ruegeria sp. HKCCD4315 and contains:
- a CDS encoding ATP-binding protein, coding for MSLMSDQMELREDDIRKHYQAATALLNGFEHAPRIGKAVEAVVERSPGVSTGRRFRSTTPGLVTRRAVRSDGVHLAERIEASDDGDTLVSPPQATTQQAIRRAIAIALGVAEAYADQTPLADLKRANLAGDLPAARRTEFSELLTAEALITLHTFGNALAYLMSSHLGETTVDIGEIEEVLTDNGQLALHGALWELDQTLAKHAPDDGHLIAATSAYAEQLMEKVALRAQSAGHLGPFQSAAWHIEADDLTIRGFEPASKAKSTTLTMTFKKPNEVVGNHIAKYQAMKLAKMLMAYDFDRRLNPFAELGGFIFTFMGDGKPGTGKTTLIQMMAGLVHDYCQNAGYPFRYQNLSTDNIDSYQGKSGQNAKAFINTIVDPSVIGFGTIDDIDQLAGKRGDRQSSAGQLEITAVLMESFAGANTVVRGNCTFGMFSNYPENVDDALRQRAGARFLVDGPQTREDYIDILHLLMGRNHDIPLGEHDAYAAQEIKKAVAASFESHSRPHEDALLQVYDRVSGEIGQMDTIAKLGTYLKAIQKADERFTGRAIKNITDAVKVRAMDFELPDEWMETPDLFLFRDYDTKKAMIEDLRQPITVEMVMQEINRYADSEFRYADKSDEVAIENAVREMGRMEEAKRRYLEGKG